DNA from Cotesia glomerata isolate CgM1 linkage group LG10, MPM_Cglom_v2.3, whole genome shotgun sequence:
CGAAACAAAGCTTTAAAATTGGTAAAGGAACAAACAAATACTAGTAATGATACTACCGTTGATGCAAGTGATCATGAAGATGATTCTAGTGATAACAATGAGAACAGTGATGGTGCTGACAGTGATAGTAACACAACTGCCACAGATCTCCCGTTGTCCTCATCATtccgtaagttttttttaaattatttatacattacTTGAATGCATTTTTAGCAGCTATACgattcattgttttttttaaggttCCTTGTCGTTTAATAGTGAACCCAAAGATTCACAATCAAGCTCGGCATCCCAAGTTAGTGCTGCAACTCAATTACCCAGTATAAACGATGCATTGCGACTATTAAATCAATCGCCAAttccttcaaaaaaattgaatgattatcaatttttgagtaataaaataaatcagacGTCTGacagcttgaaaaaaattttgaactcaaCTGCTGACGAAGGATCAATTGATGACGATGGTGAAAATTTTCGTTCATTAATTGAAAAGCTGCACGATAAATTCAATGATAAAGAAACAGAAAAGTCTTTAAAGATACAAATCTTAACCTTGTTACCTGAAAAATGGGGTGAAAGACGTATTTGTAAAACTATGAATACATCAAGACATTTATCAAGAGTAGCAAAAAAGTTGGTTGAAGAAAACGGTATACTTTCAACACCTGAAACAAAATTAGGTAGGTATAGCGTAAAATCAATGGCTCTAATACA
Protein-coding regions in this window:
- the LOC123273342 gene encoding uncharacterized protein LOC123273342, whose translation is MASKIFFDRCCNPFDLESHFKKKSLRPATDIMKVTLGLSDNYSLCSSCRNKALKLVKEQTNTSNDTTVDASDHEDDSSDNNENSDGADSDSNTTATDLPLSSSFRSLSFNSEPKDSQSSSASQVSAATQLPSINDALRLLNQSPIPSKKLNDYQFLSNKINQTSDSLKKILNSTADEGSIDDDGENFRSLIEKLHDKFNDKETEKSLKIQILTLLPEKWGERRICKTMNTSRHLSRVAKKLVEENGILSTPETKLGRDDNY